Genomic DNA from Desulfuromonas versatilis:
CCCCATGACTCAACTCCCGGTCCTTCGGGCCGATTCCCCCGCTACGGAGGCGAGGCGTGACAGGTCCGAAGGTTAATCCTGGCAGTGCGGCATGAGACAATTGCAACCTTCGTCTTATACCGCCTCTTGGTATTAAGTATTACTGGCAAAAACAACCCTGACCATGGGGAGATCTACCCCTTTCGGGGTAGGGTATCCCCGATTTTCATCCCGCAGGTGACTTACCAAAAAAGTATTCAATGCGTTTTGCGAACCTTTTCCCGGAGAGAGGAAGGGGGAAATCAGGGTAGCCAAGAGGAGAAAAGGGGGCGGGAGGACTGGGATTCCCGACGAAAAAGGGCGCCCTCGGCTCGGCGGGGCGCCCTTTTTCGTCGATCATGATTTAGCGGGATTTCACTCCTGCAACTGGGCGAGGGACTTCTGGACGGTGCCGCAGTCGGGGCAGGTGAACTCGTGGGTGTCGTGCCACCAGGGCTCGGGCCCCCAGTAGGACTGGTTTTGAATGGTATCCAGGCGCTCGACCCGGTTGAGCGGCTTGGGGTCGTTGCACTGGTCGCAATGCACCCAGAGCCGTCCTTCGTTGCAGGCCTGGATGAACGCAGCGGGATTGGACATGGGCCTTCTCCTTCGGTGAATTGATGCCGGGGGCGTGGCACGAGTGTGCCAGAAACCGCCCCTGCCGCGCAACCCCTATGGGCACCCCCTACTTGGCCAGCATCGCCAGTTGGGCCGCGGTGAGCGACCAGCGCAGCTGGGCCTCATAAGTAGGCAGGTTGGGCACCGAGAGGTGGCAGAGCCCGCCGTTTTCGAAATGCAGGTGGACCTTCGACCCGTCGCTGAGCAGGCTCGAGGCGATCTCCCCCAGCGAGGGCAGGTGTCCGGCGATCAACACCGCCCCCTCACCGAGGTACTGCTGGAGAAATTTCAGCGTCTCGCCCGGGGCCGTCATCGGCTTGACCAGCTCGGTTTCGACGATGTCGCTGTAGGGGTAGTTGACCGCCTCGGCAACCAGGGCGGCGGTCTGCCTGGAGCGCCGTTTGGGGCTGGCGATGATGACATCGAAGTGCAGCCCCATTCTGCGGATTGCCGCGGCGGAGGCCTTGATCGCCTCAACCCCCTCTCGGCTAAGCGGCTGTTCGGGGTCCTCTTCTTTGGCGACCGCCTGGCCATGCTGCATCAGGTACAATTCCATATCCTGGCTCCTTCCGTTACTCACAATTTCCGAGGCGGCCAGCCGCAGCCGTCGATGCGCACCAGACCGGCCCGGCCCGGAGCCTCCTCGATGACGATGTCAGCGGGCAGAAACTGCCTGATCACCC
This window encodes:
- the sixA gene encoding phosphohistidine phosphatase SixA: MELYLMQHGQAVAKEEDPEQPLSREGVEAIKASAAAIRRMGLHFDVIIASPKRRSRQTAALVAEAVNYPYSDIVETELVKPMTAPGETLKFLQQYLGEGAVLIAGHLPSLGEIASSLLSDGSKVHLHFENGGLCHLSVPNLPTYEAQLRWSLTAAQLAMLAK